A genomic segment from Roseibium algicola encodes:
- a CDS encoding thiamine phosphate synthase: MKLDPFYLIVDSSDWIERLVPLGVKLVQLRIKDASDEVLRKEIAASKSACEKHGCQLVVNDYWQLAIELDCDFVHLGQEDLADADVAAIRKAGLKLGVSTHDGEELETALSVEPDYVALGPVYPTILKEMKWAPQGVEKVGRWKRQIGELPLVAIGGLNPERLPGVFENGADIAAVVTDITRNADPEARTREWIMATDPWR; this comes from the coding sequence ATGAAGCTCGATCCCTTTTACCTCATCGTCGACAGTTCCGACTGGATCGAGCGGCTGGTTCCGCTTGGCGTCAAACTGGTTCAACTGCGCATCAAGGACGCGAGCGACGAAGTCCTGCGTAAGGAAATCGCAGCATCCAAGAGCGCTTGCGAAAAGCACGGCTGCCAACTTGTCGTGAACGACTATTGGCAGCTCGCGATTGAACTGGACTGCGACTTTGTCCACCTTGGTCAGGAAGACCTTGCTGACGCCGATGTCGCGGCCATTCGCAAGGCGGGTCTGAAACTTGGCGTTTCGACCCACGACGGTGAGGAACTGGAAACCGCTCTTTCTGTCGAGCCCGATTATGTCGCGCTGGGGCCTGTCTATCCAACGATCCTGAAAGAAATGAAATGGGCGCCCCAAGGCGTTGAAAAGGTCGGGCGGTGGAAGCGGCAGATCGGCGAATTGCCGCTTGTTGCTATTGGCGGCCTCAATCCGGAACGTCTGCCGGGTGTGTTCGAGAACGGCGCAGATATCGCAGCCGTTGTCACCGACATCACCCGGAATGCCGACCCGGAAGCGCGCACCAGGGAATGGATAATGGCGACAGATCCCTGGCGGTAG
- a CDS encoding thiazole synthase, which translates to MFEVYGESVASRFLLGTAQYPSPQILSDAVKVSGAEILTVSLRRETAGSGGGGRFWDLIRELNVKVLPNTAGCHSVKEAVTTAKMARDLFGTDWIKLEVIGHHDSLQPDVFGLVEAARILSDDGFKVFPYTTDDIVVGERLLDAGCQVLMPWCAPIGSAKGPVNPDALRAYRSHFKGIPLVVDAGLGRPSHAAAVLELGFDAVLLNTAVAKAGDPVAMAKAFAVAIEAGRLAYEAQPLEPRDMAVPSTPVLGMAVFE; encoded by the coding sequence ATGTTTGAAGTTTACGGCGAAAGCGTTGCGTCGCGTTTCCTGCTTGGAACTGCCCAGTACCCGTCACCCCAAATTCTGTCGGACGCGGTGAAGGTATCTGGGGCTGAAATTCTGACGGTGTCCCTTCGGCGCGAAACGGCAGGAAGTGGCGGAGGCGGCCGGTTCTGGGACCTGATCCGGGAACTGAACGTCAAGGTGTTGCCCAACACTGCCGGATGTCATTCGGTGAAGGAAGCCGTCACCACCGCAAAAATGGCACGCGACCTTTTTGGAACCGACTGGATCAAGCTGGAAGTGATCGGTCATCACGACAGCCTGCAGCCGGATGTCTTTGGCCTCGTGGAAGCCGCACGTATCCTGAGCGATGACGGCTTCAAAGTGTTTCCCTATACGACGGACGATATTGTCGTCGGCGAACGGTTGCTTGACGCGGGGTGCCAGGTGCTGATGCCCTGGTGTGCGCCAATCGGTTCGGCGAAGGGGCCGGTCAATCCGGATGCCCTTCGTGCCTATCGCAGTCACTTCAAAGGCATCCCACTTGTTGTGGATGCCGGTCTTGGCAGACCGTCCCATGCGGCCGCTGTTCTGGAACTCGGTTTCGATGCGGTACTGCTGAATACGGCTGTCGCAAAGGCCGGAGACCCTGTCGCAATGGCCAAGGCCTTTGCAGTTGCAATTGAGGCCGGTCGCCTGGCCTATGAAGCCCAACCCCTGGAACCTCGCGACATGGCGGTTCCTTCTACCCCGGTTCTCGGAATGGCGGTGTTTGAATGA
- the thiS gene encoding sulfur carrier protein ThiS, which produces MKLTINGEPQEVVSATLAALLDELAYDHEFLATARNGDLVCAEERSDCVLQAGDRIEILSPMQGG; this is translated from the coding sequence TTGAAGCTAACCATTAACGGCGAACCTCAGGAAGTTGTCAGCGCGACGCTGGCTGCGCTTCTGGACGAACTGGCCTATGACCATGAGTTTCTTGCAACGGCACGCAACGGCGATCTGGTTTGTGCTGAAGAACGAAGCGATTGCGTCCTTCAAGCTGGCGACCGTATCGAGATCCTGTCGCCGATGCAGGGAGGATGA